The DNA sequence GAATTGCGTCAACAGAATCAAGAATTGACTGCTAAAGTTGAAGAGCTAACTCAGCAAATAGCTTCTGTTCAAGCTGAAGCTGTAGTTTTGAAAGAAGAAATCGAGAATATGAACAAGACGAGTATGGATAAAGAAGAAAGAACAAAGCAATTGTTGAAAGGTGCGCGTACGAGAATTATGACGCTTACAGAGTCAAATAAAAAGTGTGAAAAAGAATTGGctgaattgaaaatgaaaGTTGATTCAGGTAGCAGTGATTCTGATCCTAATGAGCATGATGCCAGACTTGCGGTGATAAAATCACAGTTTGAGGGTCGTATTACACGATTAGAACATGAGAAAGCTGAAGCTAATTCTGAAAAAGAGACTCTTCTTCAGCGAGTTGGTCAGTTGCAAAGACAATTAGCAGCTGGAGTAAGTGGAGTCAACGTGACTGAACCACCTACTGCGAATATAAAACCAATGTCTGCACGTGCTGAAACTCCTCTGGCCAGTATTCGACCTATGAGTGTCGTCGTTCAGTCTCGTACAGCTGCAGTTTTGCCAACGACGGCTAGTAATCCAGTGCTTGTTGCTCctcaacaacagcagcaagtTGTTCACACCACGGAGACCAGTTCTCCTACCAGTAGCCATACTGACTATCAACCAGCAAGCACAAGTAGTTCTGTATCACAACAGCCTTCTAATTTACGCCAGCTCGCAGTCCAACCGCAACTGAGTGAATCTGCAGAATCAACTCAACGTGAAGAGCCAGagaatgttgaaaatatgaatAGTCAGCAGCAGCCTCAACAACAGGCACAGCAACAGCAACCTTGTCAAGCTCAGCAGCCACAATCTCAAGCTCAGCAGCCACAAGaccaacagcaacagcagcagcaacctCAGACTGTTGCTTTAGTGAGTCCAAGAGTtgaacaacaacagcaacagcagcagcaacctCAGCAGACGACTGGTAGTGAACAACAACAAACAATTGCCAGCAGTTCTACACCCTCTGTCAGTACATCGCAAGCTTCAAGTGGACACAAACGACCACGTGGTCTGGATACCTGCGCATCTGGATCTGGTGTCGTTGAAGGAACTGAACACAGTAGATCTGAACAATTACCCAGCccaaaagtaaaaagaatTCGTACACAAGAACTGGCATCAACTGCGACAACCAGCGGCTCTGACGTTGAGTATCAGGTACCAACTTCCAGTCAACGAGATCAAGATGAAGAGGGTGAGGAAGGTTGTATTGTTGTGGTAGATTGTGATGAAGGTGAAGGTGGTAGTCATCATCAAGCTcaggaagaagaagaatttGACAATGATCAGTATGAAGAGATGGAAGAGGATgaagaggaagaggaagaagaagaggaGGAAGAGATGCCTTATGGTGTTGAAGGTGAAGTAGAAGGTGATAATAATGaagtagaaataattttagaagATGATTCACGAAATGTTGAAGTTCCAAGACAAGCACAGCCAACCATTCCGACTAGTCAACCTCCTCAGCAGCAGTCTGAGGCTATAAGTAGTGCTGGACCAACTGGTGAACCACCGGCATTTGTATCAAGATCTTCTCGTGGTATTGCACCTATGCCTCGTCAACAGCAACATTTTTTGCTCCCTCAGCAGGGCTATGAAGACGGCGGTGATGACAGTATTGTACCCAGCACTCCTACTCTTTTTGTGCCACGTCGTGGCGACGGATTCGGCGAAGCTGTCAGCTCTCCCCAAGTTCCTCAAGGTCGTTTTACATTTGGAGACTCGGCAGCATCATCAACACCAACCCTGGCCACTCCCACTGCCGCTAATGTGAGAACAATGTTTGCACCATCGGGCTCTGGTGTTGCTCAAGTCGTTCAAGAAGGTATGGATGACACCAGAATGGATTTAACGCAGCTAGAAGACGGCGGAACCGGGCGCAGTGTACCGACAACACCTTTGCAAGTATCACCAGCCGCTGAATTGCCTCCGTCAACTAGTGGGCAATCTGAAGAACAAGAAGCTCCAGTTTCCGGTTCTCCAGCCACTGGACCTTCAAGCGACAGTGGTATTGAAACAACTCCAGTCCCAAGTATCCGAGTAACTGATCAAGAAACCGAGCAAATGGAAGCAGTGCCCGGATCAAGTACCGCCACAACCAACGACGGAGTGAGCTCAGAAAGTGACCAACAGACCGTCGAAGCTGCTGCGTCTGCCACCGCTGGCAATGTCGACGATGACTCCATTGATGTACCAGCTGACGAGGAAGACGCCGAAGAAGAAGGTCGTGAAGCCGAAGCCAGTCCTTCTATCAACACACGACAGAGATCTATTGCCGCAGCTGCTGCTGCATCTGGAACTCCGGCTTCTGGCACTGCTGAAGCACGTGGCTCTCCAGCTAGAAGATCCAACCGGACATTTCGTGGTGCCGGACGAGCGGGAAGACCCACTCCAATTATCTGGGACAATAGTCAAGGAGCAGTAGGTTAGCCAACAAGCCATTACTTATCACCCCTTGATCCCttcatttctttattaatttaaatatttttgactcatccattttctattaaattatttaaggtCAATCAAATCGAGGTCATCCAGGAGGAATAAGAGGAGGAGTCAACAATGAAGTAGCACGTGGTCGTGGCGCTCGAGGACGACGCATGCGTCCCACTAAATATGGGTATCctcgttattaaaaaaaaaaaactaattagtTTACGGTagtgatgaaaataaataagcaagtaaatttgatgatttatgCTCAAAGTAAACACTTaagacattttaaataaatatgcagTATcacatgtatttataattaacgaatatttagataaatatatattttttttttattgttatcttGACGAGttcataaaaatacaaattgtCGTTTAAACACTCagagtaaatttatatttaaattaatgaaagcgTAAACGTGGATCATTCCATAAATTCCATAGCATTATcactttaatattaattgattaattaattttttatattaacattaagtcGTAttcttggatttttttttatataaatatatataaatgatatgTATAAGAGTTGAAAGGAATTAATAAACctcatgtatataaataatattgtggagtaacttattatttaaattaacagtaatttataactaattgattatttaaatgaaggtattaaagattaataaaaattcgcaGATTcgtttttgtttataattaaagtcataaattatttataaatagcataaataaaacttgcaATACacatgagtgtgaatatagcagacaaaatttaattatttgattttatttatttaatgatttgaaatttataaattgtctcacgtctgctacattcacactcatgcaATACATTTATAGAAGCAAgctgatgataatgatgatggagataaataataattcatttataaaatgcaTATCGCTGGCAAAAAGTTTAAGGCAACCATCCAAGttgtaaaatgaaatataacaGGTACATTTCATTGTGTCAAGTATCATATTActactcaataatttaatttactattcactaaattattctaatttaaatatcacaacatttttttacaattataagatacagtatttttttttaaagctgtTAGTCGCACTTGTTCAAGTGTTAATTGatgttcaaacaaaaaaagtcaccaaCAGGTATCttgtgataatttaatttatctgataTTCCAAGACCATTGGCGCTATGAGAGCGTCAATGCGTTTTATTTGGGCTTATtgccaataattttattacatttatatatatatatatatgtataattttgaatcactCGCGTGGTAATAAAAAGTATCACGGTATGTTAAGCCGTCATCTGAAAGTGATTCTTCTTTAACACTTACACTATACATTTACTATTATACTAGACAgcagtaaaaattatcagcaGACTTACAACACACCCACGCAATATCTTTGGAATTTAATAACTATGATATGTCtacagaaatatatatttaaaaaacgactaaaaaatattaagaataataaatatattcttgacaaataaattaataaagtagtCAAGTTATCACAGCCATCAGAATGTTATcacttatattattataattaatgataataataattattctatttgaacaattgaacaataaatttaaaaatttaaattattcaaaatttaagacACCAGAGTAATCCGTGGTCTTCTGCTCTCTAAAGCCTCTCTCTCTGTATTATTAGCCAGTTCGCAACTGCAATTGTGATGCTGCTCAACAGTAATTCGCttgaatgtatattttttggtGTTGACGCTCCAAAATTGAATGTCAAGTTCCTCATGTTCGATTGAATCTTCCAAGGGCATGCACATCATGTCAGGCGAAGCACAGCAACCTGAGTAACCATCACACCGACGTATCACCAGGTAAACTGGTAGATTTGGTGTCTCGTCAGACTCCAGCAAACCCTGACTGTCCATCAAATCCTTGAGATGATAAGCACGTGGCTGTGGTTCTGTGCATCTGAATTTCCTGGATCGCTCTACTGCTGGAAGATGGAGAGCCGACCGTGGCGAGGTGTGATTCTTCCGCGGCGCGGGTTGATGACTTAGAACACACTGGACACTGTATAAAATCGTACTGATCAAGATGAAAAGCTTAAGAGCTCCGTGTACAGGTGAGTTATTATTTCTTCCTGACATTTTTATGTCACCTTCACTTaaaatatcgtaatttttacacTTGACCGGCACTTTAGCTTGAAGGTGAACTAGATATGGGTGCTGGTAAAATGGACTTGGAGTAATGAAGCTGCGGAGTTGACTGAGAGCTTCTTTCTGGTTGATCGAGTATTTATACATACGCGTTCAAGCGTCCCTTGCCTCATACCTCGCAAACTACTTTACACACGTTGACGCAGCAACATCTCCATGCTTGTGATCCACCACGTCCAGTCAATGCTTGATTCATTGTTAGTTTTCGTAATTTAACtacagacaattttttttttattatttttaaggtgAATTTGAAATCCAAGACCAAGAAGACGATCGTCATTGcggtcaaaaatttttttttcatcgtataaattattaatcatcgGTTTATTTTCATACCAACCCTTATCATCAATTCCCATCATTAcgtctattaaaaaaaattgtattgtttatttatagattttatatgaatttatgaCTTCATATTGCAGTTCTATGAAGTATTATTATCGATAACTAGAATGAGTTTATtaaaccattaaattttatgtttctaTTAAAGGctgggtaataaaaaaaaaaacaattgtttaAAAGTTCAGATAAGTATAAACGATAATAAGTAATGAGTAATGAAACTGGACCGGCTTTCATTACTCCGTATCTACGTCATTGGGAATTCCCATGGTTCCATTGGAAATACTTTGAACCCTTTCCTTTTACATCAGCTCGGTATTCAGTCTCAGTGTCCTCGGGAATCTTtcactcattattatttttcgtccGACGTAATTTTCCGTAGACGTAAATTTCTACGTGTAATATGTCGAGTAAAATCTGATGGATGACGAATCATTTAACGGTGAGCTTAAATGAGTGATCCAGTTgacgtaaaatatttaatacgtATTACCGGTGCGCTGATGACTCCACAGGAAGTTGCAGATTCTAACAGGAAACTAGTTTTGTGACAAGGTGACTTTGTAAGCTAAATTTTCGGCCAATTTACGCATTAGGGAAGATATTATTTCTTCCTTgagtaatttgaatttatcaccTCTGATTAGTCACGCGATCTCTGATTAAGGAAAATGTTTTtgttatgatttaaatataattgtagGTTTCGTGTGACAGGTTTATGATTTTCAAAGGATTagtatttacttattttttttaaattacttgggAAGACGCAGGAAgcgggaaaaatattttgattaccGTTTTTATGTGTTGTTATCAATATGTTAAATTTGTATCAGCTGAGTCAATTATTTC is a window from the Microplitis demolitor isolate Queensland-Clemson2020A chromosome 4, iyMicDemo2.1a, whole genome shotgun sequence genome containing:
- the LOC103581002 gene encoding uncharacterized protein LOC103581002, giving the protein MSGRNNNSPVHGALKLFILISTILYSVQCVLSHQPAPRKNHTSPRSALHLPAVERSRKFRCTEPQPRAYHLKDLMDSQGLLESDETPNLPVYLVIRRCDGYSGCCASPDMMCMPLEDSIEHEELDIQFWSVNTKKYTFKRITVEQHHNCSCELANNTEREALESRRPRITLVS